In Promicromonospora sp. Populi, one genomic interval encodes:
- a CDS encoding 16S rRNA (uracil(1498)-N(3))-methyltransferase, whose amino-acid sequence MSAPVFLAEASTAHPLSQYAPGTVYVLDGAEGRHAGVVQRRGPGERIDVVDGAGVRLRTVVESVNGAEVHLRVEERDVEPPPAVVVTLVQALAKGDRDEMAIEAATETGVDVIIPWQAERSVVVWRGDRAAKSRARWVSTVRAATKQARRSRIPEVEVPLSTKQLAARTREVVAAGGAVAVLHEEAKAGLSAVRLPEAGEVLLVVGPEGGISESEVALLTEAGAVTARLGPHVLRTSTAGPVAIAMLSERLNRWS is encoded by the coding sequence ATGAGCGCACCGGTCTTTCTCGCGGAGGCGTCCACCGCCCATCCGCTGTCCCAGTACGCGCCCGGCACCGTGTACGTGCTCGACGGCGCGGAGGGGCGGCACGCTGGTGTCGTCCAGCGCCGCGGCCCGGGGGAGCGCATCGACGTGGTCGACGGCGCCGGCGTGCGCCTGCGGACCGTCGTCGAGTCCGTGAACGGTGCCGAGGTGCACCTGCGGGTCGAGGAGCGGGACGTCGAGCCGCCGCCCGCCGTCGTCGTGACGCTCGTCCAGGCCCTGGCCAAGGGCGACCGCGACGAGATGGCCATCGAGGCCGCCACCGAGACCGGTGTGGACGTGATCATCCCCTGGCAGGCCGAACGGTCCGTCGTGGTGTGGCGCGGGGACCGGGCCGCGAAGTCTCGGGCCCGCTGGGTCAGCACCGTGCGCGCCGCGACGAAGCAGGCCCGCCGGTCCCGCATCCCCGAGGTCGAGGTGCCGCTGAGCACCAAGCAGCTCGCCGCCCGGACCCGCGAGGTGGTCGCGGCGGGCGGTGCGGTGGCGGTGCTGCATGAGGAGGCGAAGGCCGGCCTCTCGGCCGTGCGCCTGCCTGAGGCCGGCGAGGTGCTCCTCGTCGTCGGACCCGAGGGCGGGATCTCCGAGAGCGAGGTCGCCCTGCTCACCGAGGCCGGCGCGGTCACCGCCCGCCTGGGGCCCCACGTGCTGCGCACGTCAACGGCCGGCCCGGTAGCGATAGCCATGCTGAGCGAGCGCCTGAACCGCTGGTCCTGA